The following coding sequences lie in one Sinorhizobium fredii USDA 257 genomic window:
- a CDS encoding FAD binding domain-containing protein translates to MYQTNYHRASSVQEAVQTMAAATEGKYLSGGMTLIATMRLRLAAPSDLVDLRHIAEMKGITVDGRSVRIGAATTHEEVATSVELRALCPALCGLASHIGDPAVRHMGTIGGSIANNDPAADYPAAMLGLDAMIVTDRREIKAGDFFTGLFETALEEGEIITAVRFDAPAKAAYQKFANPASRYAMAGVFVARRDNGGVRVAVTGAGSSGVFRHPGLEAALSANWSPDAVVNVTVDASDLLTDLHASAAYRANLVKVMTKRAVAAA, encoded by the coding sequence ATGTACCAGACGAACTATCACAGAGCCTCCTCGGTCCAGGAGGCAGTGCAAACGATGGCGGCCGCGACCGAGGGTAAATATCTCTCCGGCGGTATGACGCTCATCGCGACGATGCGGCTGCGGCTCGCCGCGCCGAGCGACCTTGTCGATCTCCGCCACATTGCGGAGATGAAGGGGATCACGGTCGATGGCCGGTCGGTCCGGATCGGCGCTGCGACCACGCATGAGGAGGTCGCCACCTCGGTCGAATTGCGGGCCCTCTGTCCCGCGCTCTGCGGCCTCGCCAGTCACATCGGCGATCCCGCGGTGCGCCATATGGGCACGATCGGCGGCTCCATCGCCAACAATGACCCGGCGGCCGACTACCCGGCCGCGATGCTCGGGCTCGACGCGATGATCGTCACCGACCGGCGCGAGATCAAGGCGGGCGACTTCTTCACGGGTCTCTTCGAAACTGCGCTGGAGGAGGGCGAAATCATCACCGCGGTCCGCTTCGACGCGCCGGCGAAGGCGGCCTACCAGAAGTTTGCCAATCCGGCCTCGCGCTATGCCATGGCCGGCGTCTTTGTGGCCAGGCGCGACAATGGCGGTGTCCGTGTCGCGGTGACCGGGGCGGGCTCGAGCGGCGTCTTCCGCCATCCGGGCCTCGAGGCGGCGCTTTCCGCCAATTGGTCGCCGGATGCGGTGGTGAATGTGACGGTCGATGCCTCGGATTTGCTGACAGACCTTCACGCCAGCGCGGCGTACCGCGCCAACCTCGTCAAGGTTATGACGAAGCGCGCGGTGGCTGCGGCCTGA